TAGCTGAGGAGCTTAGgaagaagctggcagaggatcATATAAGGGTAGAAGTAACCAGGAAGGTGATAATAAGAGAGATGGAGAAAGTGAAAGAATATATGGCCAGTCAGGAGGCTTTAGAAGCACAGAAGCAGTCCCTTGAGGCTGAGATGAAAGTCAAAATAGAGGAGCATATAAAGCTGCAGGCCCAGTGTcaaaggggagagaaagagagaccaaGGTGAGAGAGACTGAAGAGTTGCGGGCCCAGTTGGAAAAAGGGGCAGTGGAAAAGGACCTCTGTGAAGAACAGATACGGGCCCTTAAAACCCACCTGGAGGACAAAACGGTAGAGCACATGAAGCTGCAGTCTCAGCTGCAGACCGCAGAGGCGGAAAACGGCTGCCTGGAAGACCAGGTACAGCACCTTAAAGCCCTGCTAGCAGAGAGGTTGGCTAAAGAGGCAGCAACCGACACTGAGAGGGAGCAGCTACGGCAGCAGATGCAAACCTCGAGACGGCAGGTACAGGCCTTAGAGGAACAGATTAAAACGTTCCAGGAACAGAGACAGTGCCTGCTAATGGAGGTGGGAGCCTTCACCAAGGAGGGTGTAGAATTGCGAGCTCGATTGCAAGAAGCAGAAAAGGACCATGaccaaaagggggaagagatccAGTCCCTAAAGACTCTGTTAAAAGAAAGCACAGCCAGGGAACTGGCATTGCAAGAGAGGGTGGTACAACAGCCCGTACAGACCGCTCAGATACCTTGCGGAAGACTAGCCATAATAAGCAGTCAGTTGGAGGGACATGCCTCCAGGGTCAAGGCAGGATATGAGGAGCACCTCCAGGAGCTTAAAGGCCTGAAAGAGATGTTAGTAGATGCAGAGAAAATGCTAAAAGCGGTGCAGCCCATGCTCCGGAAAGAGGAGAAGAGTCAGGAGCCACCTAGAACGGAAAGTTTACAGATCCTTAGAGAAGGAAAGGAACCTGAGCAGCAGGAAAAGAATGCAAAGGTGGAGGTACTCTTAGGGGTGAACCCCATGAGGTTGAAAGAAGAGATCACCACTGCAGTTATGGAGGGTCTCAATCAGAGATGGAGTCAGTGGGTGGTCCAGTACACTACCGAGATGAGTGACCTCCGGGAAAAGCTGGGAAAAGTTGCTAGTGGGGGTGATGCTGCAAGATTGGCAGCCCTAAAACAAAAGCAACAGAAGAAACTAGACCAGGGGCCGGAGACAGCTCAGATTCCGGTGTAAAGCAGACAAGGGGCGGCTGCTATAGGGGAGAAGGCGATAGAATCTCCTGGTGAGAGAAGAGTCCCGAGGCCTGAAGAGGACCAGAGAAACCGAAACCCCAAGGAAGctaaggggggaggagaggcgCATCCCAAGCCCTAcctggaggtggtgctctcccctaccgtgggggtcttcaagaggaggttagacgagtatctagctggggtcatttagacccagcactctttcctgcttatgcaggcggtcggacttgatgatctattgaggtcccttccgaccctaacatctatgaatctatgaatctaccctaGAGCGGAGCTACCCAGCTCTGTGAAGCAAAAGGGACCGAGTCAAACCCAGACGGCAGGTCCAACTAAAAAGGTAGAAGGTCCAGCTATGACTAAACCAACTCAGGGGGAGACAAgacaaaggaaagaaagacaaCCTTATGTTTATATTAATAATCTCCCACGGCAAGTCGGGTGGAGGACCCTAAGGAAGATAGTAGAGACCAGAGTCGGAGGGGTAGCATGGGTGAAAATATATACAGGGCCTGGTGGAAGACCGACTGGCCAGAGGAAAATAGAGTTTTGGTGGATGGAAGATGCCCGGCAGGCACTTAAGgtgcagtgggagctttggggaaAGCTCCAGGATTGGCAGGAAGCCAAGGAAAGGAGGGAGGTATGGAATAGAACACGGAAAAGAGAAGACCTGGGACACAGACGGAGGAAGAGGGGTGAGTCACCCCATGTAGCAGGAAACAGCTCTCCCAGCAAGAAAGAAGGGGCTTTGGCTCCACAGGGTAAAGGCGGTAatagagaatgagagagaggccTGAGTAGCACCCTACCAGGGACAAGCTAGTGTGGGGGGACTACCTTTGGCAGGGTAACTCCCGGAAAATCCCACGCGGTGCACCCTGGGGAAAAGGCGAGCTGGGGGCGCCTTAAAACCTCCTCCACTTATAAGAGAGACGCCAGGTGCGGGAAGAGAGGCCAAGAAGAGCCACCGAGTCCAACGGGATTTGAATGAATGAAGATCTGCCTCGGTGAGTCAAgatcttaaggggggaggtgtgtcgcagggcacctcggtgctctgctcctggagagaagaaactgccagggagagagccctggcagtgcctaatgagcacagctgcaagttgctggggcaactaatcagaagcagctggccagaagggggcagggcctggcctttgtaaagcccagggctgaagccaggctagcagttccctgccagcagcctgggaggcaggagctctgggagtgaggatgtggaaaggagcctagcagcaagtaccatggtcatatggagcaatgttgttatggccatagggcttcgggtttgagtaATAGCCAGATGGCTTGAGCTTgcgtttgtgttacagcctagaggcttgtgggtttgctttgacgttgtgatattacacccggaggcttgggtgaggctgtaggggttggaggaggcctcaatcatagggaccccagagagcgtggggtgccctagcgccaagagggcgcattaatttcacagcgccagtgaaggcacagcttgcacgccagcgcgggagcaactggcggcgaggagcgcggccagtgggtcgcgggcgcaaccagtaggttgcagacggggggacATAGatcccggattgcgtgcggggtacatagaccccagccccagagcgaggggcgatttcattgagaagccccatgggggcacggcgagccccaaagagggggagcgccactttgtattattgagaagccccgtgggggcacagcgagccccaaagaagGGGAGCGCCATACcgagcagccctggagaggggcaattactgagcagccctggagagggacaattgctgagcagccctggagcggggcgatattgaggagcccgagaggggccatattgaggagcccgagacgagcatagcgagcccagccgcaggctagtgcggcaacacccctcagaccgaggcagggcactgtagttgcccccgagaagacagggagtagcagcgcagtgcGCCGGGGTCcgagagggtatccgtgcggttggccagggaagggccggggcccgctagggagtccctgagcgggaccgcaccatcaggagagtcccagtgagaggctgggtgcgagagagagagcccagagtgggctacactttagaggaggcccggaaagcgggcgtacagacctaacaacatctattacatctgcaaggcttggggcgtggtattaggggctggtaggagccacgcatagcccataaggctagggtgtccggggaacacccaccatatcgggagacccccagggggtccggaagaaccgcggggacagaggtcccgagtagccatgtccagggagtcataggcagcctccctattacattttccaacaagatgtggtgggcgagaattggagggtgccttgggccggcgtgacacggagcgagggacctcgaggagatcatggtcctccgagaggaccccgccatgacacatACAATACCAATgtgaacaaaattaaaacaaacctaATATATTAAGATGCAAAGATATAAAAAATTAAGCAATAGACAATAGTAAAATAAAGGAATAAAAATGGGAATTTTATTTGAATTTGACTCTTATTCTTTGCACAAGTAAAACAAATATACCCAAGGAGAATAGGACAGGCTATAACTTTTTTGAAAAAGCCAACTTGTTTTTTGCCTCATTAATAGCCTAGGTTTTTAAATCTTCACCTAATAAATAGATCCTTTTCCCTATTATTTCTCCAAAGAATGAGCAAGACTACAAATAGTGATTTAAATCATCTGtctcattcttcccacaagaaAATACCGTGTCTGCATACAGGGTCCAACACCAACTGCTCATAATGACTGCACATCTCATTTGAGTGAATGAGTCTAGTAATGTTCTCTTCTTATTTGTAGgatattattttattaattaaaatagaTATTATCACTCGATCTAATACAAGAGAAACCagtgagaaagaaaaatgtaattggtTGACATTGCAGGGGTTAAGGtcatagccgtgttggtctaaggacataggcagacaaggttccttgggtgaatttgatatcttttattagaccaacccaaatagttggagaaaagttattaagcaagctttcgggttcaaaaacccttcgtcaggctaaggaagtttcagcagttggtgtgtgctctttctggatggaatgaaaagtgaagaagccaggggctgggctggggagtcagttgccaggcagattataatgtatcaaaaatccaatgtctatgtttagtccatgatctctagtatccagcaggttgatgaaatggagctcataggctcgtctctgggaagcgttgtgtaagtttcccttgaggatcaggactgagagattggagagagagtggccctcctgtgagaaatgtgcccccaccggtaattgggtatttctgtctttgatggatttccagtgtgcgttcattctggtgcgcagttgttgtctggtctctcctacatattttccatcagggcatttggtgcactggatgaggtatattacatttctggaggtgcagctgtaagatcccgggatgccgatggctctgttgtagggtgtagtaattgtgggggtggtggagatgtgttggcaggtttaaTAACATTATAACGTTATTATTTATTGTGGGCAAGATTTCTGTATTTCTAAGATGACAGATATAAAAGTAAGCTGTGGGAAATGTCACTGCATAATAGGATTATATAACTGTGTTTACCATACAGAAAGCAATGTGCTTTTGCTGTTAACTGCCACTTCCACTTTTATTATCTTAATTACATACTGGGACCTAGTTCGGTTATATTACATCATTTACCAAAAGAACTTTTCACGCTATATATACTGTAGATTGTTCATCTTGTTGTTCCCTCAGCATAATGCATCATACTGCTTGTGCAACACAAGAGCACAAGATTTAAGACCAGCTCATTTGTCCATAGCATTCAGTGGAATTGCTGAAAATGTAGTGGATTGATTTGGTAGTGGGCGCAATACTGTACTAAACTCATTGTGGGATATGGGTTCTGCCTACAAAGAGCTCAGAGCAAGCTTGGGGACACTGTAaagtattttgtaaaaaaaaaaagacgcaATGTTTGGTGTTTTTTCCTGCATTGTGGTCATATCTGCGAGCAATGATTGATTCTTTGAAATAAATCAGTTGCCTGGAGCAGGTAAAACAACAAAAGAAGTAAGCTGGGAACAAATGGTCACATAGGAGACAGTTTGAAATACTTTCCCTAAAAGCAACTTGGCCAGATTCTCTCTCCATTTATTTACCT
This genomic window from Alligator mississippiensis isolate rAllMis1 chromosome 2, rAllMis1, whole genome shotgun sequence contains:
- the LOC132248267 gene encoding trichohyalin-like, whose protein sequence is MKLQSQLQTAEAENGCLEDQVQHLKALLAERLAKEAATDTEREQLRQQMQTSRRQVQALEEQIKTFQEQRQCLLMEVGAFTKEGVELRARLQEAEKDHDQKGEEIQSLKTLLKESTARELALQERVVQQPVQTAQIPCGRLAIISSQLEGHASRVKAGYEEHLQELKGLKEMLVDAEKMLKAVQPMLRKEEKSQEPPRTESLQILREGKEPEQQEKNAKVEVLLGVNPMRLKEEITTAVMEGLNQRWSQWVVQYTTEMSDLREKLGKVASGGDAARLAALKQKQQKKLDQGPETAQIPV